GGAATAAGGCCCCACGGGGCCGTTATAGACGAGCTGGAGGGAAGGCTATGAACTTCGAGGAGCTGTTCTGGAGCCTCCAGGTTCTCGTGGCGGTGGGACTTCTCACGTCGGCGATAGCGGCGATACGCTTCAAGAATCTCGTCTCTGCCGTGATAGCGATGGCGGTCTTCAGCCTCATACTCTCCCTTGAGTTCTACGTTCTCCAGGCACCGGACGTTGCGATAGCCGAGGCCGGCGTTGGAGCGTGCCTGACGACGGCGATGTACCTCCTCGCGATAAAGAAGACCACGGACGAGGAGGTGATAGAATGAGGCGCGCACTGGGTCTCTTCGCCTTCATAGGCTTCACGCTGTTCCTCATCGCGGCGGCCATGAGCCTCAGACCCTTCGGAGAGCCGGTCCACACGGAGATGGACGACTACTTCATCGACCACGCCCAGATGGAGGCGTCCGCCAACAACGTCGTCACGAGCATCGTCTTCGACTACAGGGGCTTCGATACCCTCGGTGAGGCGACGGTTCTCTTCACGGCCGTTGCGGGCGTTCTGATGGCCCTCAGGCGGAAGGGGGTGAAGGTATGACCACCGTCATCATAAAGACCACCACCAAGTTCCTGGCGGCGCTCATACTCACCTTCGGGGCCTACATAATCCTCCACGGGCACCTCACCCCGGGGGGCGGCTTCCAGGGTGGAGCAGTCGTAGCGAGCGGGCTGGCGCTGCTCATAGTGGCGTGCGAGGGGGACGTCATCATGGAGAGGTTCAAGAGGGTGCCCCTGAGCGCCCTCGAGAGCGTGGGAGCACTCGGCTTCCTCGGGGTGGCGACCCTCGGATTCATGGGCTACACGTTCTTCAGGAACGTCATAGCCAACAGCGGTTTCCCACTCTTCGGAGACCCAACGCCGCCCGGAATAAACCCCGGCTACCTGAACACCGGGGGAACCCTGCCCTACATGAACATATTCGTCGGAACCAAGGTTCTTGCCGGTTTGACGAGCATAATCCTTGTGTTCTACCTCCTCCTGGAGGTGAGGAAGGATGAATAACGTGGTTCTGGTCAACCTGCCCTTCGTTGTGGTCGCCCTGCTCCTGGCGGTCGGCTTCTACACCATCGGGTTCAAGCGGAACCTCATCAAGGTCGTCATAGGGATCGAGATCCTCGAGGGGGCCGTCAACCTGTTCCTGATAGCTTTAGGCTACGTTAAGGGGGCCTACGCGCCGATATACACCATGGCACCGCCGCAGGCCGAGAACAACATGGTTCTGCCTACGCCGCAGGCTCTGACGCTGACCAGCATCGTCATAGGCGTTGCAGTTTCGGCGCTGATGCTCGCCTTCGCGGTAAACATCTACAGGCACTACGGAACCCTCGACGTCACAAAGGTAAGGAGGCTGAGGGGATGATCGAGCACCTTCCCGCTTTGATGATAGCGGTCCCGCTCTTTGGGGCCTTCACGACGCCGCTCCTCAAGGGGAAGCCGAGGGCAGCCGCGCTGTGGGCGCTGGCCATAACGGCGGTAACGCTCGGCCTTGGCACCCTCCTGGTCAGGGAAGTGACCGCCGGGGGAACGATGATCTACGTCTTCGGAGCGGACAGTCCGGGCCTCGTACTCCCGTCCGGATACCGCGTTCCGGTGAGGATAATCTTCGAGGTCGACGCGATGGGCGCCTTCATGGCCCTCTCGGCGGTTTTAATGAGCTTCATAGGCGCGATGTACTCCTACAGCCACGTGGAGAGGGAGAGCGGCCTCGAGAAGTACTACTCCCTGCTGCTCCTCCTGGAGGTCGGGATACTCGGCATGGTGCTGACTGGGGACCTCTTCAACCTCTTCGTGTTCCTTGAGATAGCCGGAATAGCCGGCTCGGCACTGGTCGGGTTCAGGAACTACAGGGGAGAGGCGAGCGAGGCCGGTATCAAGTACCTCATAGTCAGCGCGGTCGCGTCTCTCATGGTGCTCTTCTCCATCGGCCTGCTCTACGGCCAGTACGGCAACCTCAACATAGCCTACCTCAGCAGGCAGATAGGCTTCAACACCGTCGACATGATAGCCCTCGGTATACTGTTCGCGTCCTTCGCGATGAAGTGCGGTTCGGTGCCGACCCACCACTGGGTTCCCGATGCATACACGGAAGTTCCCGCGGGAATAAACCCAACCCTGCTGGTGGCGACCTACGCGAGCCTCTACGCCCTCTTCAGGGTGAGCTTCAGCCTCTTTGGAGAGATAACACTCAGCATGAGCAGCGTCGGCTGGATAATGAGCATCCTAGGAGTGCTCACGATGTTCATAGGCGTCACGATGGCCCTCGTCCAGAAGGACGTCAAGAGGCTCATGAGCTACCACGCGATTTCCCAGACAGGCTACATGCTCCTCGGCGTTGGGGTTGGACTCACGGTCCTCAACGACCCGGCGAAGCTGGCCGCCTTCGGGAGGGACGCGATGGCGGGTGGAATATTCCACATCATCAACCACATCATCTACAAGAGCCTCCTCCTCATGACGGCTGGAGCGCTGTTCTACGTCACGAAGACGAGGAACCTCAACGAGATGGGCGGTCTCGCCAGAAAGATGCCCTACACGACGATAGCCTTCATCGTGGGTGCGGCGGCCATATCGGGAATCCCGCCCTTCAACGGCTTCGCCAGCAAGTTCCTGATCTACGAGACCTCCTACCAGCTCAACCCGCTCCTCGCGATATTCGCGATGGTGACCAGCGTCCTGACGCTCGCTTCATTCGTCAAGGTCTTCGCCTCAGCCTTCCTGGGACCGCCGGTGAAGGAGTACGAGAACGTGGGGGAGGTTCCGAAGCCGATGATAGCGGCGATGCTCATCCTGGCGGCGCTGTGCATCCTCTTCGGTCTGTTCCCCAACGTGGTGCTCGACAAGCTCGTCTATCCGGCGGTTGACGCACTGCTGAACCTGGGCGGCTACCAGACGTGGGGTGGTGTCCTATGAGCTGGCTGGAGAGCCTCACGCTGACCTCGCCATCGGGCTTCTGGAACCCCCTCCTGTGGCTGGCGTTCCTATTAATCTTCGCGGTCATCGGCTACATCATATACTCACGCGGAAACAGGGGTTACAAGCCCAACACCGAGCAGGTAAAGCCCTTCATCAGCGGCAACGCGGTTGAGGACGTCGAGCAGATACGCGTGCGCGCGGGCGACATCTACTGGGGCTTCATGGAGGCACTGAAGGGCTACTACGCCGTGCTCATGAGGATGCACACGGGCGACGTGAGGGACTACATCCTCTGGTACCTCGGAATCGGTGCCATAATCCTGTTCATCCTCCTAGGGGGTGTGTGAATGGGAAAGCTCACCAACTTTAAGCGCTCCATATGGGTGTTCCACGCCTCGGGCGGGAGCTGCAACGCCTGCGACATCGAGATAGTGGCGGTTCTTACTCCCCGCTACGACGTGGAGCGCTTCGGGATAAAGCTCGTCGGCTCTCCAAGGCACGCCGACGTTCTCCTAGTTACCGGAGCCATCCCGAGGGACTTCGCGGACAAGCTGAGGCGCGTTTACGAGCAGATGCCGGATCCAAAGGCCGTCGTGGTCGTCGGAAGCTGCGGAACGACCGGCGGAGTCTTCTACGACTCCTACAACATCGCCGGCCCGATAGACGAGATAATCCCCGTCGACGTCTACGTCCCCGGCTGCCCGCCGAGGCCCGAGGCGATAATCGACGGCGTTGTGAAGGCCTGGCTCAAGATAGAGAAGCTCGAAAAGGAGCTGGAAAAGAAGGGGGGTGCCGGGGAATGACGATGACTGCCCAGGAAGTCCTTGAGAGACTCCAGGAGGTTCTCGGAGAGGCCATCCTTTCCCACGAGATAAGGGAGTACACGATGGGCGTCAAGAGGAAGAGAACCTACGGCGAGGTCTGGCTCACGATAAGGCCCGAGGCCCTCAGGAAGGCTGTGGAGGCGGTGTTCGGCATCGACTACCCCCACCTGCACTTCATAACAGGCAACGACGAGGGCGGGGAGGTCATAACGGTGGTCTACTCCTTCGGCCTCTTCTACGCCAACCCCTGGGGGGAGGTGAGCGTGGTCATCAAGTTCGACCTTCCAAAGAGCAACCTCGTCCTCCCGACGATAACCGACCTGATGATCGGCGCGGAGACCAACGAGAGGGAGATACGCGAGATGCTGGGAATAGAGTTCGAGGGACTGAAGAACAAGAGGCACCTCTTCCTGCCCGACGACTGGCCGGAGGGCAAGTACCCGTGGAGGCGGGACGAGTACGGCGTCGAGGACATGGTGAAACACACCCACAGGAGCGTGAACGAGATAAGGAAGGAGAGGGGGGAGCAGTAATGGCCAAAACCCAGTACTACGTGCCCGTCGGCCCGATTCACCCGGCGCTAAAGGAGCCGATTCGCGTCGAGGCGAGGGTCGAGGGGGAGAAAATAGTCGAGGTGGACGTCAAGAGGGGCTTCGCCCACAGGGGAATAGAGTACATGGGTATGAAGAGGAACGCCATCCAGACCCTCTACCTCTCGGAGAGGATATGCGGAATCTGCTCGATATCGCACCCCTACGCCTTCGTCGTTGGCAGCGAGAAGGCACTCGGAATAGAGGCCCCGCCGAGGGCGCAGTACATCAGGACGATAATAGGCGAGCTTGAGAGGATACACAGCCACATACTCTGGCTCGGCGTCGTTGCACACGAGATGGGCTTCGATTCGCTGCTCTTCTGGACGTGGAAGGGCAGGGAGAAGCTCCTCGACATACTGGAACTGATAACGGGCAACAGGATAAACTACTCGGTCTTCATGATAGGCGGTGTGAGAAGGGACATCAAAGAGAGCCACGTCAAGGCCCTCAGGGATATGATAAACTACTACAGAACCTTCAACGAGGAAATGAAGGACGTTTTCCTCTCCGATCCGGTCTACAAGGCCAGGACGAGGGGAGTAGCCCAGCTCTCGAAGAAGATGGCTCTTGAGCTGAACGTCGTCGGGCCGGTGGCGAGGGCCGCCGGCATCAGAATGGACGTCAGGCAGGACATGCCCTACGACGCCTACGCGGACATAGGGGTGAGGGCCATCGTGCCCCAGGACATCGTCGGCGAGGCGAGGGGCGATGCGTACGACATCACCATGGTGAGGCTCTACGAGATAGACCAGAGCCTGGACATCATAGAGTACTGCCTCGACGAGATGCCCGAGGGGAAGCTGATGGCGATACCGAACTACGTGGCCCTCCTGGCGAAGATCAGGAGGACGGAGGGCGAGGCGATAGGAGCGCACGAGGCCCCGCGCGGCGAGGTCATCCACTACTTCAGGTACGGGAACAAGCGCGACGGCCCGCTCTTCTGGAAGGTCATAGCGCCGAGCTACAACAACATCAACACGTGGAAGCCGCTCCTGCTCGGTGCGGAGGTCGCTGACATACCGATAGTGGTCGCCTACATCGACCCCTGCATGTGTTGCAACGACAGGCTTGCAGTCGTCAGAAACGAGGAGGGCAGGATAATCGACCCGGAGGCGCTCCACAGGAAGGCGGTCGAAAAAACTGAGAGGCTCAAGCGCGAGCTGGGGGTGAGAGAATGAACCCCGAAACCTTCATCTATGCGTTCACGTTCCCGCTCCTCGGGGTCTTCCTGGGGCTGGTCTACAAGGGTATAGACAGGCGCTTCTCGGCGAGGCTGACGTCGAGGATAGGGCCTCCGATAAGGCAGCCATTCTGGGACGTCGGAAAGCTCCTCCTCAAGGAGACCGTCGTTCCGGAGAACGCGGTGGCGTGGATATTCAACGCGATGCCGGTAGTCTCCTTTGCCGCCTCAATGACGCTCCTGCTCTACATACCCTTCGGAGTCCTCAAGGCCCCGCTGGAGGGCTACGGCGACCTGATCGTGATACTGTACCTGCTCACGCTCCAGTCGCTCTCGATGGCGATAGGCGGCTTCGCCTCGGGCAGTCCGTTCTCCTCCGTGGGAGCGCAGAGGGAAATGGTGCTGATGATGAGCTACGAGATGCCCCTGGCGACGGTAATAGTGGGCTTCGCGCTCGTGTACAGGAGCTTCTCGCTAACCACCATAGCATCGACCCCGGTCTGGAGCATCGTGGGGCCGCTGGCGGCGATGGGAATAGTGCTCCTCTTCATAGCCCTCCTCGTGGTCACTCCAGCGGAACTTGCGAAGCTCCCCTTCGACATAGCCGAGGCCGAGACGGAGATCTGCGAGGGCATGCTCGCGGAGTACAGCGGGAGGAACCTGGCCCTGTTCTACCTCTCGGACGCCGTCAGGGGCTTCGCCATGGCGGCGCTGGAGGTGGTGCTGTTCTTCCCGTTCACGCTGACGGGAATGCTCGACCTCAACCTCACCGGCACGGGCTACTACGTCGTCGAGGCGCTGTGGTTCCTCTTCAAGGTGCTGGTCATCTACCTGCTGGCGGTGACCCTCGTCAGGACTTCCTTCGCGAGGTTCAGGATAGAGCAGGCCTCCAGGATATTCTGGGTCTACGTCAACATAATCGCCCTCGTCGGCGTTGCCCTCGTGTGGATGGGGGTGTGATGAATGGTAAACAAGATGATGTTTGTCCTGCTCAAACAGCTCGTCCACAGGCCGGCCACAAACCCCTTCCCGGTAAAGCACGCCCCCGCTAACGTTACCGAGCTTATAGAGAAGGTTCAGAAGGGCGAGGCCAGGATAAGCCCACCCGTGCCGATTCCGGAGGGCTTCAGGGGCAAGATACACTACGACCCGGAGAGGTGCATAGGCTGCAGGCTGTGCATAATGGTCTGCCCCGCGGATGCCATGGAGTGGATTCCGGAGCTGAAGAAGATAAGGCACTACGCCTCGCGCTGCATGTTCTGCGCCCTCTGCGTCGACGTCTGCCCCGGCAAGAAGTTCCCCGGCGAGGAGAAGGCTGTGAAAGCCCTCAGCATGAGCGAGGAGTTCCTCCTGGCGGACTACGACAAGTACAGCGACAACCTCATAGAGGAGCCGCCCGAGGCGAGGGAACTATACGGGGGAAAGGAAACAGCGGTTGAAGCGGAAGAAAAGACCTAACTCTCCCCGTTTTTCAATTCTTCGTACCTCTCCCTGAGCATCTCGTAGTGCCTCTTCTCGACCTCAGCGAGCCTCCGATAGAGCTTCCTGAGTTCCTCATCCTCGACCTTCTCTGCCAGGAGCGCGTAGGATCTGTGGGCTATCAGCTCGCTCTCCATGGCAACCCTCAGAACTTCGTCGATCTGGTCGGCCCTCCAGAACCTGTCGATGACCGGGAGAACCTCTATGGGGGGTATGTCCATCTCCGGCCTCCTGCCGTAGCGGCTCTCGTAGTGGGCCCCGAGTTCGGTCGCGTGCTTCATGGAGTCGGCGGCGAGTTTTTCGAAGGTCCCCACCAGCTCCTCCCCCAGACCGAGGTCCCTGGCCCTCCTGGCCAGTTCGCTGTAGAACTCGGCCTCCTTCTTTTCCCCCTCTATCCAGTACGCCAGGGCCTCCTCGTAGCTCAGCCTTGAAAGGGCCTCGACTATCTCGTCCACGTCGTACATGTCCCATCCCGTTCCAACTGGGGCGCAATCGTAAATAAGGCTTTGGCCTACCTGACGAGCCATATCGTCAGGAACATGATTAGGTAAGCCACGATGCTGATGAGAATGTGAACCTTTATCCAGAGGTCCCTGCGCTTTGAGAGGAATATAAGCGCCCCGCTAAGCATGGCCAGGCTCATGAGGGCGAAACTCAGATAGCCGAGTGTGTAGTGGTCGAGGCTAACCACCCGGAACACCCACCGGGA
This window of the Thermococcus siculi genome carries:
- a CDS encoding hydrogenase subunit MbhD domain-containing protein — its product is MNFEELFWSLQVLVAVGLLTSAIAAIRFKNLVSAVIAMAVFSLILSLEFYVLQAPDVAIAEAGVGACLTTAMYLLAIKKTTDEEVIE
- a CDS encoding hydrogenase large subunit, with translation MAKTQYYVPVGPIHPALKEPIRVEARVEGEKIVEVDVKRGFAHRGIEYMGMKRNAIQTLYLSERICGICSISHPYAFVVGSEKALGIEAPPRAQYIRTIIGELERIHSHILWLGVVAHEMGFDSLLFWTWKGREKLLDILELITGNRINYSVFMIGGVRRDIKESHVKALRDMINYYRTFNEEMKDVFLSDPVYKARTRGVAQLSKKMALELNVVGPVARAAGIRMDVRQDMPYDAYADIGVRAIVPQDIVGEARGDAYDITMVRLYEIDQSLDIIEYCLDEMPEGKLMAIPNYVALLAKIRRTEGEAIGAHEAPRGEVIHYFRYGNKRDGPLFWKVIAPSYNNINTWKPLLLGAEVADIPIVVAYIDPCMCCNDRLAVVRNEEGRIIDPEALHRKAVEKTERLKRELGVRE
- a CDS encoding NADH-quinone oxidoreductase subunit B family protein, encoding MGKLTNFKRSIWVFHASGGSCNACDIEIVAVLTPRYDVERFGIKLVGSPRHADVLLVTGAIPRDFADKLRRVYEQMPDPKAVVVVGSCGTTGGVFYDSYNIAGPIDEIIPVDVYVPGCPPRPEAIIDGVVKAWLKIEKLEKELEKKGGAGE
- a CDS encoding proton-conducting transporter transmembrane domain-containing protein; translated protein: MIEHLPALMIAVPLFGAFTTPLLKGKPRAAALWALAITAVTLGLGTLLVREVTAGGTMIYVFGADSPGLVLPSGYRVPVRIIFEVDAMGAFMALSAVLMSFIGAMYSYSHVERESGLEKYYSLLLLLEVGILGMVLTGDLFNLFVFLEIAGIAGSALVGFRNYRGEASEAGIKYLIVSAVASLMVLFSIGLLYGQYGNLNIAYLSRQIGFNTVDMIALGILFASFAMKCGSVPTHHWVPDAYTEVPAGINPTLLVATYASLYALFRVSFSLFGEITLSMSSVGWIMSILGVLTMFIGVTMALVQKDVKRLMSYHAISQTGYMLLGVGVGLTVLNDPAKLAAFGRDAMAGGIFHIINHIIYKSLLLMTAGALFYVTKTRNLNEMGGLARKMPYTTIAFIVGAAAISGIPPFNGFASKFLIYETSYQLNPLLAIFAMVTSVLTLASFVKVFASAFLGPPVKEYENVGEVPKPMIAAMLILAALCILFGLFPNVVLDKLVYPAVDALLNLGGYQTWGGVL
- a CDS encoding sodium:proton antiporter, translating into MNNVVLVNLPFVVVALLLAVGFYTIGFKRNLIKVVIGIEILEGAVNLFLIALGYVKGAYAPIYTMAPPQAENNMVLPTPQALTLTSIVIGVAVSALMLAFAVNIYRHYGTLDVTKVRRLRG
- a CDS encoding ferritin-like domain-containing protein, coding for MYDVDEIVEALSRLSYEEALAYWIEGEKKEAEFYSELARRARDLGLGEELVGTFEKLAADSMKHATELGAHYESRYGRRPEMDIPPIEVLPVIDRFWRADQIDEVLRVAMESELIAHRSYALLAEKVEDEELRKLYRRLAEVEKRHYEMLRERYEELKNGES
- a CDS encoding 4Fe-4S dicluster domain-containing protein — encoded protein: MVNKMMFVLLKQLVHRPATNPFPVKHAPANVTELIEKVQKGEARISPPVPIPEGFRGKIHYDPERCIGCRLCIMVCPADAMEWIPELKKIRHYASRCMFCALCVDVCPGKKFPGEEKAVKALSMSEEFLLADYDKYSDNLIEEPPEARELYGGKETAVEAEEKT
- a CDS encoding hydrogenase, with product MSWLESLTLTSPSGFWNPLLWLAFLLIFAVIGYIIYSRGNRGYKPNTEQVKPFISGNAVEDVEQIRVRAGDIYWGFMEALKGYYAVLMRMHTGDVRDYILWYLGIGAIILFILLGGV
- a CDS encoding MnhB domain-containing protein; protein product: MTTVIIKTTTKFLAALILTFGAYIILHGHLTPGGGFQGGAVVASGLALLIVACEGDVIMERFKRVPLSALESVGALGFLGVATLGFMGYTFFRNVIANSGFPLFGDPTPPGINPGYLNTGGTLPYMNIFVGTKVLAGLTSIILVFYLLLEVRKDE
- the mbhE gene encoding hydrogen gas-evolving membrane-bound hydrogenase subunit E — encoded protein: MRRALGLFAFIGFTLFLIAAAMSLRPFGEPVHTEMDDYFIDHAQMEASANNVVTSIVFDYRGFDTLGEATVLFTAVAGVLMALRRKGVKV
- a CDS encoding NADH-quinone oxidoreductase subunit C; this translates as MTMTAQEVLERLQEVLGEAILSHEIREYTMGVKRKRTYGEVWLTIRPEALRKAVEAVFGIDYPHLHFITGNDEGGEVITVVYSFGLFYANPWGEVSVVIKFDLPKSNLVLPTITDLMIGAETNEREIREMLGIEFEGLKNKRHLFLPDDWPEGKYPWRRDEYGVEDMVKHTHRSVNEIRKERGEQ
- a CDS encoding respiratory chain complex I subunit 1 family protein is translated as MNPETFIYAFTFPLLGVFLGLVYKGIDRRFSARLTSRIGPPIRQPFWDVGKLLLKETVVPENAVAWIFNAMPVVSFAASMTLLLYIPFGVLKAPLEGYGDLIVILYLLTLQSLSMAIGGFASGSPFSSVGAQREMVLMMSYEMPLATVIVGFALVYRSFSLTTIASTPVWSIVGPLAAMGIVLLFIALLVVTPAELAKLPFDIAEAETEICEGMLAEYSGRNLALFYLSDAVRGFAMAALEVVLFFPFTLTGMLDLNLTGTGYYVVEALWFLFKVLVIYLLAVTLVRTSFARFRIEQASRIFWVYVNIIALVGVALVWMGV